A window from Pseudoliparis swirei isolate HS2019 ecotype Mariana Trench chromosome 17, NWPU_hadal_v1, whole genome shotgun sequence encodes these proteins:
- the asrgl1 gene encoding isoaspartyl peptidase/L-asparaginase yields the protein MFPVVVVHGGSDQVPKERYEKAKSGGCSAARAGYAVLRAGGSSMDAVVEAVSQLENNPYFNAGRGSVLNIRGEVEMDAIVMDGKTLGSGAVSAVRNIANPIQLARLVMDKTSHVCLTAKGANQFARSMGVPEVPPESLVTEYSRMRWTKNRAPGTDTGKSQMGKMGTVGAVAVDSEGNMACATSTGGLVNKMEGRVGDTSCIGSGGYADNQVGAVSSTGHGEAIMKVTLARLILFHMEQGQSVEAASDLGLAYMESRVGGLGGVVTVDPQGHWAARFSSPQMVWAAAQKDTLHYGLRTGEDFTQSIDDPL from the exons ATGTTTCCGGTGGTGGTGGTCCACGGAGGATCGGATCAAGTCCCGAAGGAGCGTTATGAAAAGGCCAAGTCGGGGGGGTGCTCGGCAGCCCGCGCAGGGTACGCCGTCCTCCGGGCTGGGGGCAGCAGCATGGACGCCGTGGTGGAGGCCGTGAGCCAGCTGGAGAACAACCCTTATTTCAATGCag GGCGTGGGTCGGTGCTAAATAtcagaggggaggtggagatggacgccATCGTCATGGATGGGAAAACGCTTGGCAGTGGCGCTGTGTCTGCTGTGCGCAACATAGCCAACCCCATCCAGCTGGCAAGACTGGTGATGGACAAG ACAAGTCACGTGTGTCTGACAGCCAAGGGGGCCAATCAGTTCGCCCGGTCCATGGGCGTCCCCGAGGTACCCCCCGAGTCCCTCGTCACCGAGTACTCCCGCATGCGCTGGACAAAGAACCGGGCACCCGGCACCGACACCGGGAAGAGCCAAAT ggGCAAGATGGGCACGGTCGGAGCAGTGGCGGTGGACAGCGAGGGCAACATGGCATGCGCAACCTCCACCGGTGGGTTGGTGAACAAGATGGAGGGACGGGTGGGCGACACGTCCTGCATCG GGAGCGGAGGTTATGCTGACAACCAGGTGGGAGCAGTGTCGTCCACAGGCCACGGAGAAGCCATCATGAAGGTTACTCTAGCCAGACTCATCCTGTTCCACATGGAGCAAG gtcagtcgGTGGAGGCTGCCAGTGATTTAGGCCTGGCCTACATGGAGTCCAGAGTGGGTGGACTGGGTGGAGTGGTGACAGTGGACCCTCAGGGCCACTGGGCCGCTCGCTTCTCTAGCCCGCAGATGGTCTGGGCTGCCGCCCAGAAAGACACCCTGCACTACGGGCTGCGAACCGGGGAAGACTTCACGCAGAGCATCGATGACCCACTCTGA